The following proteins are co-located in the Dromiciops gliroides isolate mDroGli1 chromosome 2, mDroGli1.pri, whole genome shotgun sequence genome:
- the LOC122740200 gene encoding major allergen I polypeptide chain 1-like, with product MATENQRRTLSMVTLTALGLICLALLPTTDSKPLCPELLNVMELFLTGSKEDYMNSVKSHVDTPRIINTAEKLKDCVETSMNPEKQKKAYDFVEHLSQDVCQKTL from the exons ATGGCAACTGAGAACCAAAGACGAACACTCAGCATGGTAACTTTGACAGCATTAGGACTCATCTGCTTAGCCCTACTCCCCACCACAG ATTCCAAGCCTCTCTGCCCAGAACTATTAAATGTTATGGAATTGTTTTTAACTGGGAGTAAAGAAGACTACATGAATTCAGTGAAGAGTCACGTCGATACACCTAGAATTATAAACACTGCAGAGAAACTCAAAGACTGTGTAGAAACATCCATGAATCCTGAAAAGCAAAAGAAGGCTTATGATTTCGTG GAACACCTCTCCCAAGATGTATGTCAGAAAACTCTATGA